The following proteins are encoded in a genomic region of Myxococcus virescens:
- the pgeF gene encoding peptidoglycan editing factor PgeF: MATEFLTSALLPVPHGFTTRAGGCSEGPYASLNLGFSVGDERARVEENHRRLAQAAGAPLEALSRVSQVHGDRVVEARSGEGAQGLRPTEGEADGLWTQAPGSWVAVGTADCVPVLLVDPDGRSVAAVHSGWRGTDADISARAVEVLVARGARPERLLAAVGPSIQVCCYEVSEELAQRFSARFGEEVVRWVEGKPRLDLARAVRQTLVGAGLKRAHVDVLQACTACDPTRFFSHRRDAGRTGRHLNYVVHRF, translated from the coding sequence ATGGCGACCGAGTTTCTCACCTCCGCGCTGTTGCCGGTGCCACACGGCTTCACCACCCGCGCTGGCGGTTGTTCGGAGGGGCCCTACGCGTCACTCAACCTGGGTTTCTCCGTGGGCGACGAGCGGGCGCGCGTGGAGGAGAACCACCGCCGCCTTGCACAGGCCGCTGGCGCGCCGCTCGAAGCGCTGAGCCGCGTGTCGCAGGTGCACGGTGATCGCGTGGTGGAGGCCCGGAGCGGGGAGGGGGCCCAGGGGCTGCGCCCCACGGAGGGCGAGGCGGACGGACTGTGGACGCAGGCACCCGGAAGCTGGGTGGCGGTGGGCACGGCGGACTGCGTGCCGGTGCTGCTGGTGGACCCGGATGGCCGTAGCGTGGCGGCGGTGCACTCCGGCTGGCGGGGGACGGACGCGGACATCAGCGCGCGCGCCGTGGAGGTGCTGGTGGCGCGCGGTGCGAGGCCGGAGCGGCTGCTGGCGGCGGTGGGGCCGTCAATCCAGGTCTGTTGCTACGAGGTGTCGGAGGAGCTGGCGCAGCGCTTCAGCGCGCGCTTCGGGGAGGAAGTGGTGCGGTGGGTGGAAGGCAAGCCGCGGCTGGACCTGGCCCGCGCGGTGCGTCAGACGTTGGTGGGGGCGGGGCTCAAGCGGGCCCACGTCGATGTACTACAGGCCTGTACGGCGTGTGATCCCACGCGCTTCTTCTCCCACCGGCGGGACGCGGGGCGGACGGGGCGGCACCTCAATTACGTGGTACACCGCTTCTAG
- the topA gene encoding type I DNA topoisomerase, with translation MATRTKKKVEETEAAEEKAPAKKAAAKKAAKKKPAAKKKTAAKKTAARRRTKKGDEDELPTVEADAEEEATPRGKGPHYLVVVESPAKAKTIKKYLGSGYTVKASVGHVKDLPKSKMGVDVEHDFQPEYTVIKGKEKVLNELKKMAKSADRVFLATDPDREGEAIAWHIKEELAHPDALRVTFNEITKKAIQEAIAQPRQLNQDNYDSQQTRRILDRLVGYQISPLLWKKVRRGLSAGRVQSVAVRLIVEREDEIKAFVPVEYWTLDALLEGPSGPPPFKAKLSKVDGKKVELKDRAITEGLVAELQTASFSVAKVDRRERRRNAPAPFITSKLQQEAANRLSFTAKKTMTLAQRLYEGVPLGDEGQTALITYMRTDSTRLSDDAVKQVREFIDGKYGKDFLPDEPMVYRTKKSAQDAHEAIRPTSLEYPPERVKPFFEAMGEEDMYRLYELIWNRFVACQMKPAVYDQTSADIAAGRATFRASGSTLKFAGYLAVYGAGLTPEEEAEKEKAKAAGDENAEGADAVGELPVLNDGDALNLQKLLHEQHFTQPPPRFSEATLVKELEERGIGRPSTYAAILSTIQDKKYVEKLEGRFRPTDLGNMTNEMLVKHFPHELDVTFTATMEEKLDQISEGGANWKSVLHDFYGPFKETLEKAEAEMRDVKREEIKTDIPCEKCGNLFVIKFGKMGHFLACSNYPDCKNTKDFKRDAEGKIVMVEEETTDEVCEKCTKPMVIKRGRFGRFLACSGYPDCKTSKPISIGVACPECKEGYLTERRSGRGKIFFGCNRYPDCKFAAWDRPLAEPCPTCASPYLLQKFSKRDGPYVACPNKECDYRREITEQPGGPGGSPEASSAA, from the coding sequence ATGGCCACGCGGACGAAGAAGAAGGTGGAAGAGACTGAGGCGGCCGAGGAGAAGGCGCCCGCCAAGAAGGCCGCCGCCAAGAAGGCCGCCAAGAAGAAGCCTGCGGCCAAGAAGAAGACCGCCGCCAAGAAGACGGCGGCCCGCCGCCGCACCAAGAAGGGCGACGAGGACGAGCTCCCCACCGTGGAAGCAGACGCGGAGGAGGAGGCCACGCCCCGTGGCAAGGGCCCGCACTACCTGGTCGTCGTGGAGTCCCCCGCCAAGGCGAAGACCATCAAGAAGTACCTGGGCTCCGGCTACACGGTGAAGGCCTCCGTGGGCCACGTGAAGGACTTGCCCAAGAGCAAGATGGGCGTCGACGTGGAGCACGACTTCCAGCCCGAGTACACGGTCATCAAGGGCAAGGAGAAGGTCCTCAACGAGCTCAAGAAGATGGCGAAGTCGGCCGACCGCGTCTTCCTGGCCACGGACCCCGACCGCGAGGGCGAGGCCATTGCGTGGCACATCAAGGAGGAGCTGGCGCATCCCGACGCGCTCCGGGTGACCTTCAACGAAATCACCAAGAAGGCCATCCAGGAGGCCATCGCGCAGCCGCGCCAGCTCAACCAGGACAACTACGATTCGCAGCAGACGCGCCGCATCCTCGACCGGCTGGTGGGGTATCAAATCTCCCCGCTGCTCTGGAAGAAGGTGCGCCGTGGCTTGTCCGCCGGCCGCGTGCAGTCCGTGGCGGTGCGCCTCATCGTGGAGCGCGAGGACGAAATCAAGGCCTTCGTTCCCGTGGAGTACTGGACGCTGGACGCGCTGCTGGAGGGCCCCTCCGGCCCGCCGCCGTTCAAGGCCAAGCTGTCCAAGGTGGACGGCAAGAAGGTGGAGCTGAAGGACCGCGCCATCACCGAGGGCCTGGTCGCCGAGCTCCAGACGGCCAGCTTCTCGGTGGCCAAGGTGGACCGCCGCGAGCGCCGCCGCAACGCGCCCGCGCCCTTCATCACCTCCAAGCTCCAGCAGGAGGCGGCCAACCGGCTGTCCTTTACCGCAAAGAAGACGATGACGCTGGCGCAGCGCCTCTACGAAGGCGTGCCGCTGGGTGACGAGGGCCAGACGGCGCTCATCACGTACATGCGTACGGACTCCACCCGTCTGTCCGACGACGCGGTGAAGCAGGTGCGCGAGTTCATCGACGGCAAGTACGGCAAGGACTTCCTGCCCGACGAGCCCATGGTGTACCGCACCAAGAAGAGCGCCCAGGACGCGCACGAGGCCATCCGGCCCACGTCGCTGGAGTACCCGCCGGAGCGGGTGAAGCCCTTCTTCGAGGCGATGGGCGAGGAGGACATGTACCGCCTCTACGAGCTCATCTGGAACCGCTTCGTCGCGTGTCAGATGAAGCCCGCCGTCTATGACCAGACCAGCGCGGACATCGCCGCGGGCCGGGCCACCTTCCGCGCCTCCGGCAGCACGCTGAAGTTCGCCGGCTACCTGGCGGTCTACGGTGCCGGCCTGACGCCGGAGGAAGAGGCGGAGAAGGAGAAGGCCAAGGCCGCCGGCGACGAGAACGCCGAGGGCGCCGACGCCGTGGGCGAATTGCCGGTGCTCAACGACGGAGACGCGCTGAACCTCCAGAAGCTGCTCCACGAGCAGCACTTCACCCAGCCGCCCCCGCGCTTCAGCGAGGCCACGCTGGTGAAGGAGCTGGAAGAGCGCGGCATCGGCCGCCCGTCCACCTACGCCGCCATTCTCTCCACCATCCAGGACAAGAAGTACGTGGAGAAGCTGGAGGGCCGCTTCCGGCCCACGGACCTGGGGAACATGACCAACGAGATGCTGGTCAAGCACTTCCCCCACGAGCTGGACGTCACCTTCACGGCGACGATGGAGGAGAAGCTCGACCAGATCTCCGAGGGCGGCGCCAACTGGAAGTCCGTGCTGCACGACTTCTACGGGCCCTTCAAGGAGACGCTCGAGAAGGCCGAAGCGGAGATGCGCGACGTCAAGCGGGAGGAGATCAAGACGGACATCCCCTGCGAGAAGTGCGGCAACCTCTTCGTCATCAAGTTCGGGAAGATGGGGCACTTCCTCGCGTGCTCGAACTACCCGGACTGCAAGAACACGAAGGACTTCAAGCGGGACGCCGAGGGCAAGATCGTCATGGTGGAGGAGGAGACCACCGACGAGGTGTGCGAGAAGTGCACCAAGCCCATGGTCATCAAGCGGGGCCGCTTCGGGCGCTTCCTGGCCTGTTCCGGCTACCCGGACTGCAAGACGTCCAAGCCCATCTCCATTGGCGTGGCGTGCCCGGAGTGCAAGGAGGGCTACCTGACGGAGCGCCGCAGCGGCCGCGGAAAGATCTTCTTCGGTTGCAACCGCTACCCGGATTGCAAGTTCGCCGCCTGGGACCGGCCGCTGGCCGAGCCGTGTCCCACCTGCGCGTCCCCCTACCTGCTCCAGAAGTTCTCCAAGCGGGACGGCCCGTACGTGGCGTGCCCCAACAAGGAGTGCGACTACCGGCGCGAAATCACCGAGCAGCCCGGGGGCCCGGGTGGGTCACCCGAAGCCTCCTCGGCTGCTTGA
- a CDS encoding DNA-processing protein DprA, with protein MADAETDILTAEQQACLALWAVPGLGPRTLAALRAFADGSLAPLAATPVRDWVSQAPVSSQVRRKLASVEHLAPVAWRVWEACRASGMKVAFQGQAAYPERLAEVEDAPPVLFYRGVPGLPRRRLAMVGSRHPDQGFLPFARRFARQVAASGVGVVSGAAAGVDRACHWGALDEGGETWAFLGSALDALDTAQARLLPHFLDRGGVFFSELPPGVRASTTTFPRRNRLISGASDAVLVLRAGKDSGSLYTAEAGRAQGRPVFAMPGDVRQEEAAGCNALLRDGEAAVCLGPDDVWRVLKVDPLAAVPPGTMGSWEDLSAEAKGAFAMLDRVPRSFDEVLVGSTFSPAALASALVELELTGLVIQHPGRLYERI; from the coding sequence ATGGCGGACGCTGAGACGGACATCCTCACGGCGGAGCAGCAGGCATGCCTCGCGCTCTGGGCCGTTCCCGGCCTGGGGCCGAGGACGCTGGCCGCCCTGCGCGCGTTCGCGGACGGAAGCCTCGCGCCGCTCGCCGCGACTCCGGTGCGAGACTGGGTGTCCCAGGCGCCGGTTTCCTCACAGGTTCGTCGCAAGCTCGCCTCCGTAGAGCACCTGGCGCCGGTGGCATGGCGGGTGTGGGAAGCCTGCCGGGCGTCCGGCATGAAGGTGGCGTTCCAGGGGCAGGCGGCCTATCCAGAGCGGCTGGCGGAGGTGGAGGATGCGCCGCCGGTGCTCTTCTACCGGGGCGTGCCGGGGCTGCCGCGGCGCCGGCTGGCCATGGTAGGCAGCCGTCATCCGGATCAGGGCTTCCTGCCGTTCGCGCGGCGCTTCGCCCGGCAGGTGGCGGCGTCGGGGGTGGGGGTGGTGTCAGGGGCGGCGGCGGGGGTGGACCGGGCCTGTCACTGGGGCGCGCTGGATGAGGGGGGAGAGACGTGGGCCTTCCTGGGGTCCGCCCTGGATGCACTCGACACGGCGCAAGCCCGCCTGCTTCCTCATTTCCTGGACCGAGGGGGCGTGTTCTTCAGCGAGCTGCCTCCCGGCGTCCGGGCGAGCACCACGACGTTTCCCCGGCGCAACCGGCTCATCTCCGGGGCATCCGACGCAGTCTTGGTGCTGAGGGCGGGGAAGGATTCGGGGAGCTTGTACACGGCGGAGGCGGGGCGGGCGCAGGGGCGTCCGGTGTTCGCGATGCCCGGTGACGTACGCCAGGAGGAGGCGGCCGGCTGCAACGCATTGCTGCGGGACGGGGAGGCGGCGGTTTGCCTGGGCCCGGATGATGTGTGGAGGGTGCTGAAAGTCGACCCTCTGGCGGCGGTTCCTCCTGGGACGATGGGCTCATGGGAGGACCTCTCCGCGGAAGCGAAGGGGGCCTTCGCGATGTTGGACCGGGTTCCCCGGAGCTTCGACGAGGTGCTGGTCGGCAGCACCTTCTCACCGGCGGCGCTCGCCAGCGCGCTGGTGGAGTTGGAATTGACGGGACTGGTCATCCAGCACCCCGGAAGGCTGTACGAGAGAATCTAG
- a CDS encoding LysM peptidoglycan-binding domain-containing protein: protein MRSRILTSLMLSLAVAPTAYAQQENEEEQDTGGEMGGAEVMDEAPDSAPPTSVTLPPGAPRGRESAPGEVHSVESGDTLWDLSQRYLGSPWYWPKVWSYNPEIANPHWIYPGNQVRFFAAGEEVPTQVTEMVVDEGDVTAPMEMTSNDQVTVTGKIGVDLANSVPVTTQGFVTQRELDEAGRIEGSPSNAVMLSFPDSVYVRFKRKGDVKVGDRYVVYHTTQAVKHPVTGRPLGFLTDFVGTLRVQRVGDGIVTAQIMDTWDGIERGDLVGPVGERLTERVAPKPNAKQVDGTVITALVPYLTVLGENHSIVVDKGSADGVELGNTFTILRKGDPSRHVLGHDVRKPSKEEQSFPWRNIGACMVTEVKERTSNCLMTRSLEELVPGDRAHMAAGSSPSASR, encoded by the coding sequence ATGCGCTCCCGGATTCTCACCTCGCTGATGTTGAGCCTCGCCGTCGCGCCCACCGCGTACGCCCAGCAGGAGAACGAGGAAGAGCAGGACACGGGCGGTGAGATGGGCGGCGCCGAGGTGATGGACGAGGCGCCCGATTCCGCGCCGCCGACCTCCGTCACCCTTCCGCCCGGCGCGCCCCGGGGCCGTGAGAGCGCTCCCGGTGAGGTCCACTCCGTGGAGTCCGGTGACACGCTGTGGGACTTGTCCCAGCGTTACCTGGGCAGCCCCTGGTACTGGCCCAAGGTCTGGTCCTACAACCCGGAGATCGCCAACCCGCACTGGATCTACCCCGGCAACCAGGTGCGCTTCTTCGCCGCGGGCGAGGAGGTCCCCACCCAGGTGACGGAGATGGTGGTCGACGAGGGCGACGTGACGGCCCCCATGGAGATGACCTCCAACGACCAGGTCACCGTGACGGGCAAGATTGGCGTCGACCTGGCCAACTCCGTCCCCGTGACGACGCAGGGCTTCGTCACCCAGCGCGAACTGGACGAGGCCGGCCGCATCGAGGGCTCGCCCTCCAACGCGGTGATGCTCTCCTTCCCGGACAGCGTCTACGTGCGCTTCAAGCGGAAGGGTGACGTGAAGGTGGGGGACCGCTACGTCGTCTACCACACCACCCAGGCCGTGAAGCACCCGGTGACCGGGCGCCCGCTGGGCTTCCTCACCGACTTCGTGGGCACCCTGCGCGTGCAGCGCGTGGGCGACGGCATCGTCACCGCGCAGATCATGGACACGTGGGACGGCATCGAGCGTGGCGACCTGGTGGGCCCCGTGGGTGAGCGCCTCACCGAGCGCGTGGCGCCGAAGCCGAACGCGAAGCAGGTGGACGGCACCGTCATCACCGCGCTGGTGCCGTACCTCACGGTGCTGGGTGAGAACCACAGCATCGTCGTGGACAAGGGCAGCGCGGATGGCGTGGAGCTGGGCAACACCTTCACCATCCTCCGCAAGGGGGACCCGTCCCGCCACGTGCTGGGCCACGACGTGCGCAAGCCGTCCAAGGAGGAGCAGTCCTTCCCCTGGCGGAACATCGGCGCGTGCATGGTGACCGAGGTCAAGGAGCGGACCTCCAACTGCCTCATGACCCGCTCCCTGGAGGAGCTGGTCCCCGGCGACCGCGCCCACATGGCCGCGGGCTCGTCGCCCTCGGCCAGCCGCTGA
- a CDS encoding tetratricopeptide repeat protein codes for MPARSVIFRLLAAAPLCALGACATTASSEAEVSALRSELRTLRASQERLVERVARLEAHDAVSRAGASSESPSARPIPVKVEASAQESLGATPELAVVKLKPRHEPAPKLPTAVAVMEPDDEQMEMFISPAPDEGSGASASAASAATMMASNEDAGAQQDPDVLDAEFDKAVNMLRTGNVEGGVEKLRRFADENPRHPRADNALYFSGLGQIGLNEFKGAAKTFERLIDKYPAGDAMLDGMLRLAECRMRLNQSADAKVLYTRVVTQFPGTAAATQAEQRLAAIPQ; via the coding sequence GTGCCCGCGCGCTCCGTCATCTTCCGTCTGCTCGCCGCCGCGCCCCTGTGTGCGCTGGGCGCTTGCGCCACCACCGCTTCCTCGGAGGCGGAGGTGAGTGCGCTGCGCTCCGAGCTGCGCACGCTGCGCGCGTCCCAGGAGCGGCTGGTGGAGCGGGTGGCCCGGTTGGAGGCGCACGACGCCGTGTCGCGCGCGGGGGCTTCGAGTGAGAGCCCGTCAGCGCGGCCCATTCCGGTGAAGGTGGAGGCGTCCGCGCAGGAGTCGCTGGGCGCCACGCCGGAGCTGGCGGTGGTGAAGCTCAAGCCGCGCCATGAGCCCGCGCCGAAGCTGCCCACCGCCGTGGCGGTGATGGAGCCGGACGACGAGCAGATGGAGATGTTCATCAGCCCCGCGCCAGACGAAGGGTCCGGCGCGTCGGCGAGCGCCGCGTCGGCCGCGACCATGATGGCGTCGAACGAGGACGCGGGGGCGCAGCAGGACCCCGACGTGCTCGACGCGGAGTTCGACAAGGCCGTGAACATGCTGCGCACCGGCAACGTGGAGGGCGGGGTGGAGAAGCTGCGCCGCTTCGCCGATGAGAACCCGCGTCACCCGCGCGCCGACAACGCGCTCTATTTCAGCGGGTTGGGCCAGATTGGCCTCAACGAGTTCAAGGGAGCCGCGAAGACGTTCGAGCGGCTCATCGACAAGTATCCCGCCGGGGACGCCATGCTGGACGGCATGCTCCGGCTCGCCGAGTGCCGGATGCGGCTCAACCAGTCCGCGGATGCCAAGGTGCTCTACACCCGCGTCGTCACCCAGTTCCCGGGGACGGCGGCTGCTACCCAGGCGGAACAGCGGCTCGCCGCGATCCCCCAGTGA